One window of Solwaraspora sp. WMMA2056 genomic DNA carries:
- a CDS encoding LacI family DNA-binding transcriptional regulator, which translates to MTDVARLAGVSHQTVSRVLNGHPNVREQTRLRVRAAIAELGYRPNRAARALVTGRSQVIGVVAQNSTLYGPASLLAAFEQAAGAAGFAVNVGSVRSLDRQSIAGVVDRHLDQRVAGLVVIAPVVSAGEAVEQVPDGVPLVTIDGDPRRNTALVTVDQAAGARAATRCLLEAGHSTVWHVSGPADWFDSAGRIAGWEETLREAGAEVPPLVPADWSAASGYRAGQMLARMRDATAVFAANDHLALGILRALSERGRRVPDEVSIVGFDDVPEAAYFTPPLTTVRPDFDAVAKASLALLLRQIESGARSDERLTIEPTLVSRDSVAPPH; encoded by the coding sequence ATGACGGATGTGGCCCGGCTGGCCGGGGTCAGCCACCAGACGGTGTCCCGGGTGCTCAACGGCCACCCGAACGTACGGGAACAGACCCGGCTGCGGGTGCGGGCCGCGATCGCCGAGCTCGGCTACCGGCCGAACCGGGCCGCCCGGGCCCTGGTGACCGGGCGGTCCCAGGTGATCGGCGTGGTGGCCCAGAACTCCACTCTCTATGGTCCGGCGTCGCTGCTGGCCGCCTTCGAGCAGGCTGCCGGCGCGGCCGGGTTCGCGGTGAACGTCGGCAGCGTCCGCAGCCTGGACCGGCAGTCCATCGCCGGCGTGGTGGATCGCCACCTGGACCAGCGGGTCGCCGGGCTGGTGGTGATCGCCCCCGTGGTGAGCGCCGGGGAGGCCGTCGAGCAGGTGCCCGACGGCGTACCGCTGGTGACCATCGACGGCGATCCACGGCGCAACACCGCGCTGGTCACCGTCGACCAGGCCGCCGGCGCCCGGGCCGCCACCCGCTGTCTGCTGGAGGCCGGCCACTCCACCGTCTGGCACGTCTCCGGACCGGCGGACTGGTTCGACAGCGCCGGGCGGATCGCCGGCTGGGAGGAGACCCTGCGGGAGGCGGGCGCGGAGGTGCCGCCCCTGGTGCCCGCCGACTGGAGTGCCGCGTCCGGTTACCGGGCCGGGCAGATGCTGGCCCGGATGCGCGACGCCACCGCGGTCTTCGCCGCCAACGACCACCTCGCGCTCGGCATCCTGCGCGCCCTGAGCGAGCGGGGCCGCCGGGTCCCCGACGAGGTCAGCATCGTCGGCTTCGACGACGTGCCCGAGGCCGCCTACTTCACTCCCCCGCTGACCACCGTACGGCCGGACTTCGACGCGGTGGCCAAGGCGAGCCTGGCGTTGCTGCTGCGGCAGATCGAGTCCGGCGCCCGCAGCGACGAGCGACTCACCATCGAGCCGACCCTGGTCAGCCGCGACAGCGTGGCCCCGCCCCACTGA
- a CDS encoding ABC transporter substrate-binding protein, producing MMVATAAACGDSGGDGAAGGGDDAIVLGFSQVGAESGWRTANTKSVQDSAKEAGITLQFADAQQKQENQIKAIRNFIAQQVDVIAFSPVVESGWDTVLKEAKDADIPVILTDRAVDSQDETLYESFIGSDFVLEGRLSGEWLVEEFADNPGPVKIVELQGTTGSAPANDRKQGFGEAIAADPKFEIIASQTGEFTRAKGKEVMEAFLQAHNDIDVLFAHNDDMGLGAIEAIEAAGLVPGQDITIITIDAVRDGMQALADGKINFIAECSPLLGPQLMELVKQVHAGETVPKRVVTEETTFTQEQAKEALPTREY from the coding sequence ATGATGGTGGCGACCGCCGCCGCGTGCGGTGACTCCGGCGGCGACGGCGCCGCAGGTGGCGGGGACGACGCGATCGTCCTCGGTTTCTCCCAGGTCGGCGCCGAGAGTGGCTGGCGTACGGCGAACACCAAGTCGGTCCAGGACTCCGCCAAGGAGGCCGGGATCACCCTGCAGTTCGCCGACGCGCAGCAGAAGCAGGAAAACCAGATCAAGGCGATCCGCAACTTCATCGCCCAGCAGGTCGACGTGATCGCCTTCTCGCCGGTCGTGGAGTCCGGCTGGGACACGGTGCTCAAGGAGGCCAAGGACGCCGACATCCCGGTGATCCTGACCGACCGGGCGGTGGACTCGCAGGACGAGACGCTCTACGAGAGCTTCATCGGCTCCGACTTCGTCCTCGAGGGTCGGCTCTCCGGGGAGTGGCTGGTCGAGGAGTTCGCCGACAACCCGGGACCGGTCAAGATCGTCGAGCTGCAGGGCACCACCGGCTCGGCGCCGGCCAACGACCGCAAGCAGGGCTTCGGTGAGGCGATCGCCGCCGACCCGAAGTTCGAGATTATCGCGTCGCAGACCGGCGAGTTCACCCGCGCCAAGGGCAAGGAGGTCATGGAGGCCTTCCTGCAGGCGCACAACGACATCGACGTGCTGTTCGCGCACAACGACGACATGGGCCTGGGTGCCATCGAGGCGATCGAGGCCGCGGGTCTGGTGCCGGGTCAGGACATCACGATCATCACGATCGACGCGGTCCGCGACGGCATGCAGGCCCTGGCCGACGGCAAGATCAACTTCATCGCGGAGTGCAGCCCGCTGCTCGGGCCACAGCTGATGGAGCTGGTCAAGCAGGTGCACGCCGGTGAGACCGTACCGAAGCGGGTGGTCACCGAGGAGACCACCTTCACCCAGGAGCAGGCGAAGGAAGCCCTGCCCACCCGGGAGTACTGA
- the chvE gene encoding multiple monosaccharide ABC transporter substrate-binding protein has translation MSRRAVAVGAAAVLAAALTACGSSEKTVDQQGTGGDNTGALVGVTMPTRVSERWISDGDNVKAALEELGYEVDLQYAENDIPTQANQIENQITRGARLLIVASIDGTALSTQLEQAADQGIPVIAYDRLIRNSPNVDYYATFDNFKVGVQQATSLLVGLGMLNADGSAGAATGPFNIELFAGSPDDNNATFFFNGAMSVLQPHIDSGKLVVRSGQTDFDTVAILRWDPGTAQQRMENILTRTYQGGVTVDGVLSPYDGLSIGILSALKSNGYGTAGQPYPVVTGQDAEEASVKSILADEQYSTIFKDTRELAKKTVEMAHAILNGNEPEVNNTTDYDNGEKVVPSYLLEPVIIDKSNYELLIESGYYTADQLG, from the coding sequence ATGAGTCGACGCGCGGTCGCGGTCGGCGCGGCAGCCGTGCTGGCCGCCGCGCTGACCGCCTGCGGATCCAGTGAGAAGACCGTCGACCAGCAGGGCACCGGCGGCGACAACACCGGAGCCCTCGTCGGTGTCACCATGCCGACCCGGGTCTCCGAGCGCTGGATCAGCGACGGCGACAACGTCAAGGCCGCGCTGGAGGAGCTCGGCTACGAGGTCGACCTGCAGTACGCCGAGAACGACATCCCCACCCAGGCCAACCAGATCGAGAACCAGATCACCCGGGGTGCCCGGCTGCTGATCGTCGCCTCGATCGACGGCACCGCGCTCTCCACCCAGCTGGAGCAGGCCGCTGACCAGGGCATCCCGGTCATCGCCTACGACCGGCTGATCCGTAACAGCCCCAACGTGGACTACTACGCCACTTTCGACAACTTCAAGGTCGGCGTCCAGCAGGCCACCTCGCTGCTCGTCGGGCTCGGCATGCTCAACGCGGACGGCTCCGCCGGTGCGGCCACCGGACCGTTCAACATCGAACTGTTCGCCGGCTCCCCGGACGACAACAACGCCACCTTCTTCTTCAACGGCGCGATGTCGGTGCTGCAGCCGCACATCGACTCCGGCAAGCTGGTGGTCCGCAGCGGCCAGACCGACTTCGACACCGTCGCGATCCTGCGCTGGGACCCGGGCACCGCCCAGCAGCGGATGGAAAACATCCTCACCCGGACCTACCAGGGCGGCGTCACCGTCGACGGGGTGCTCTCGCCGTACGACGGACTCTCCATCGGCATCCTGTCCGCGCTCAAGAGCAACGGGTACGGCACCGCCGGCCAGCCCTACCCGGTGGTGACCGGGCAGGACGCCGAGGAGGCCTCGGTCAAGTCGATCCTGGCCGACGAGCAGTACTCGACGATCTTCAAGGACACCCGGGAGCTGGCCAAGAAAACGGTCGAGATGGCGCACGCCATCCTCAACGGGAACGAGCCGGAGGTCAACAACACCACCGACTACGACAACGGCGAGAAGGTCGTCCCGTCGTACCTGCTCGAACCGGTGATCATCGACAAGAGCAACTACGAGCTGTTGATCGAGAGCGGCTACTACACCGCGGACCAGCTGGGCTGA
- the mmsA gene encoding multiple monosaccharide ABC transporter ATP-binding protein: MTADAILQMRGITKTFPGVRALHDVNLSVRRGEIHAICGENGAGKSTLMKVLSGVYPHGSYAGEVTFDGRPCHFAGIRDSEHRGIVIIHQELALCPQLSIAENIFLGNEQTRRGLIDWNHTNHQAARLLATVGLAENPTTIVSEIGVGKQQLVEIAKALSKQVKLLILDEPTAALNDEDSAHLLDLLRGLRDTGITCVIISHKLDEILAVADTISILRDGELIETLDVADDGVTEDRLISGMVGRSMEHRFPPRTPSIGAEALRIEDWTVHSPDGDRLVIDRANLTLRRGEIVGLAGLMGAGRTELAMSVFGRAYGRDISGRLVKDGRPVELRSVREAIDHGLAYATEDRKRYGLNLIEDIQRNVSAAGLSRLARRGWVDEGAEHRVAQEFRANMNIKAPSVASIVGKLSGGNQQKVVLSKWIFTEPDVLILDEPTRGIDIGAKYEIYSIINQIADNGTAVLVISSELPELIGLCDRIYTLSAGRITGEVQRADATQERLMQHMVQGQEAGR; encoded by the coding sequence ATGACCGCCGACGCCATCCTGCAGATGCGGGGAATCACCAAGACCTTCCCCGGCGTACGCGCTCTGCACGACGTGAACCTGAGCGTACGCCGGGGCGAGATCCATGCCATCTGCGGCGAGAACGGCGCCGGCAAGTCGACCCTGATGAAGGTCCTCTCCGGCGTCTACCCGCACGGGTCGTACGCCGGAGAGGTCACCTTCGACGGCCGGCCGTGCCACTTCGCCGGCATCCGCGACAGCGAGCACCGGGGCATCGTCATCATCCACCAGGAGCTGGCGCTGTGCCCGCAGCTGTCCATCGCGGAGAACATCTTCCTCGGCAACGAGCAGACCCGGCGCGGGCTGATCGACTGGAACCACACCAACCACCAGGCGGCCCGGCTGCTGGCCACGGTGGGTCTGGCCGAGAACCCGACCACGATCGTGTCCGAGATCGGCGTCGGCAAGCAGCAGCTCGTGGAGATCGCCAAGGCACTGTCCAAGCAGGTCAAGCTGTTGATCCTGGACGAGCCGACGGCCGCGCTCAACGACGAGGATTCCGCGCACCTGCTGGACCTGCTGCGTGGGCTGCGTGACACCGGCATCACCTGCGTGATCATCTCGCACAAGCTCGACGAGATCCTCGCCGTCGCGGACACGATCAGCATCCTGCGCGACGGTGAGCTGATCGAGACCCTCGACGTGGCCGACGACGGGGTCACCGAGGACCGGCTGATCTCCGGCATGGTCGGCCGGTCGATGGAGCACCGGTTCCCACCCCGGACCCCGTCGATCGGTGCCGAGGCGCTGCGGATCGAGGACTGGACGGTGCACTCCCCCGACGGTGACCGGCTGGTGATCGACCGGGCGAACCTGACCCTGCGCCGGGGCGAGATCGTCGGCCTCGCCGGACTGATGGGTGCCGGGCGGACCGAGCTGGCGATGAGTGTCTTCGGGCGGGCGTACGGCCGCGACATCAGCGGCCGGCTCGTCAAGGACGGCCGACCGGTGGAACTGCGCTCAGTTCGCGAGGCGATCGACCACGGACTGGCGTACGCCACCGAGGACCGCAAGCGGTACGGCCTGAACCTGATCGAGGACATCCAGCGCAACGTGTCGGCGGCCGGGCTGAGCCGGCTGGCCCGGCGCGGCTGGGTCGACGAGGGCGCGGAGCACCGGGTGGCCCAGGAGTTCCGGGCCAACATGAACATCAAGGCCCCGAGCGTGGCCAGCATCGTCGGCAAGCTCAGCGGCGGCAACCAGCAGAAGGTCGTGCTCTCCAAGTGGATCTTCACCGAGCCGGACGTGCTGATCCTCGACGAACCGACCCGGGGCATCGACATCGGCGCCAAGTACGAGATCTACTCGATCATCAACCAGATCGCCGACAACGGTACGGCGGTCCTGGTCATCTCCTCGGAGCTGCCTGAGCTGATCGGGCTCTGCGACCGGATCTACACGTTGTCGGCCGGCCGGATCACCGGCGAGGTCCAGCGTGCCGACGCCACCCAGGAACGACTCATGCAGCACATGGTGCAGGGACAGGAGGCCGGTCGGTGA
- a CDS encoding condensation domain-containing protein, with protein sequence MPTEWAMDDLIHAEFHAGRTDRGPMTWAQQVMWRAATLSKTQHLFLNLRRVLAVPRRAPDDLTSVARAIGTLVGRHAGLRTRVCPTPEGTDRQEVAAAGQVPILVVAGAGDGSEAAAGLMRRLGDVAFDHAREWPVRFAVVQVDDRVRQLVLIFSHSTVDAYAVDVVLRDLRLILLRGDLRTPAGLQSLDVARRQHGPDQARSDRAVAYWARRYERLAGTPFDQVAPELTPRLRRGTLVSPAVATAARMIAATHRTSVSTVLLAASTALAAGATDRQVCGLFNMAHNRFRPEYVDAVANLGQIGFCFLDVADRPSFFELLPRIYRVALDGYSHAYYDTAAMRKNFETMGYDYTTAFLPHYYFNDVRLPAGNALDDVVERSEPQLRAAAERSTFSWTDGLDVASWHRLIHVVDAPDAVGLTLSADSRFLPPETVEPYLRDLERLLIEAAHRDVGWPWQPGGRG encoded by the coding sequence GTGCCCACCGAGTGGGCCATGGACGATCTGATCCACGCCGAGTTTCACGCGGGCCGCACCGACCGCGGCCCGATGACCTGGGCCCAGCAGGTGATGTGGCGCGCCGCCACCTTGTCGAAGACCCAGCACCTGTTCCTCAACCTGCGCCGGGTGCTCGCGGTGCCCCGCCGGGCACCCGACGACCTGACCAGCGTGGCGCGGGCGATCGGCACCCTGGTCGGCCGGCACGCCGGGCTGCGGACCCGGGTCTGCCCGACTCCGGAGGGCACCGACCGCCAGGAGGTCGCCGCCGCTGGGCAGGTGCCGATTCTGGTCGTGGCCGGTGCCGGTGACGGCAGCGAGGCCGCCGCCGGGTTGATGCGCCGCCTCGGCGACGTCGCGTTCGACCACGCGCGGGAGTGGCCGGTGCGGTTCGCCGTGGTCCAGGTCGACGATCGGGTACGCCAACTGGTACTGATCTTCAGTCACTCCACGGTGGACGCCTATGCGGTCGACGTGGTCCTGCGTGACTTGCGGTTGATTCTGCTCCGGGGCGACCTGCGCACCCCCGCAGGGCTGCAGTCGCTGGACGTGGCACGCCGTCAGCACGGCCCCGACCAGGCCCGGTCGGACCGGGCGGTGGCGTACTGGGCCCGACGGTACGAGCGGCTGGCCGGCACCCCGTTCGACCAGGTGGCGCCCGAGCTCACCCCCCGGCTGCGCCGGGGCACCCTGGTCTCGCCGGCCGTCGCCACCGCCGCCCGGATGATCGCCGCCACGCATCGCACCAGCGTTTCCACGGTGCTGCTCGCCGCGTCCACGGCGCTCGCCGCCGGCGCGACCGACCGGCAGGTCTGCGGTTTGTTCAACATGGCGCACAACCGATTCCGACCCGAGTACGTCGACGCCGTGGCCAATCTTGGACAGATCGGCTTCTGTTTCCTTGATGTTGCCGACCGGCCGAGTTTCTTCGAGCTGCTACCACGGATCTACCGGGTCGCGCTAGACGGCTATTCGCACGCCTACTACGACACCGCAGCGATGCGAAAGAATTTCGAGACGATGGGGTACGACTACACCACGGCATTTCTCCCGCACTACTATTTCAACGACGTACGGTTGCCGGCAGGCAACGCGCTCGACGACGTCGTCGAGCGGTCCGAGCCTCAGCTACGGGCCGCCGCCGAGCGCAGCACCTTCAGCTGGACCGACGGGCTCGACGTCGCCTCCTGGCACCGGCTGATCCACGTCGTGGACGCCCCGGACGCCGTCGGGCTCACCCTGAGCGCGGACAGCCGGTTCCTGCCACCGGAGACGGTCGAGCCCTACCTGCGGGACCTGGAGCGGCTGCTGATCGAGGCCGCCCACCGTGACGTCGGCTGGCCCTGGCAGCCCGGCGGGCGCGGCTGA
- the mmsB gene encoding multiple monosaccharide ABC transporter permease, whose translation MNAARINIRESGIYIAFGLIVALFAVLTDGALLQPQNISNIIVQNSYVLILAIGMILIIIAGHIDLSVGSVVGVTGAIAAVLMVEHDVPWPLALLITVIAGAAIGAWQGFWIAYFGIPAFIVTLAGMLLFRALTLTVLGNQGIGPFPDPVRTLANGFTEGYLGNIGLGPLGGADLTSLLIGLFAVGGIAVSQWRARAAKLGYDQAVEPLPLFLLKILGASAVVLFVIVQLARFKNLPWVLVLLAALVLGYSLLTKRAVFGRQIYAIGGNLQAAVLSGVKARSVVFWIFVNMGVLASVAGIVFAGRLNLAGPTAGNTFELDAIAAAFIGGAAVQGGVGKVIGAVTGGLIMGVINNGMSLIGASSENVMLVKGAVLLAAVAFDVWTKRRAGASAR comes from the coding sequence GTGAACGCCGCCCGAATCAACATCCGCGAGAGCGGGATCTACATCGCGTTCGGGCTGATCGTCGCACTGTTCGCGGTGTTGACCGACGGCGCGCTGCTGCAGCCGCAGAACATCTCGAACATCATCGTGCAGAACTCGTACGTGCTGATCCTGGCGATCGGGATGATCCTGATCATCATCGCCGGGCACATCGACCTGTCGGTCGGCTCGGTGGTCGGGGTGACCGGGGCGATCGCCGCCGTCCTGATGGTCGAGCACGACGTGCCCTGGCCGCTGGCGCTGCTGATCACCGTCATCGCCGGTGCCGCGATCGGCGCCTGGCAGGGCTTCTGGATCGCGTACTTCGGGATTCCGGCGTTCATCGTCACCCTCGCCGGCATGCTGCTGTTCCGGGCGCTGACCCTGACGGTGCTCGGCAACCAGGGCATCGGGCCGTTCCCGGACCCGGTCCGCACCCTCGCCAACGGCTTCACCGAAGGCTATCTGGGCAACATCGGACTCGGTCCGCTCGGCGGCGCGGACCTGACAAGTCTGTTGATCGGCCTGTTCGCCGTCGGCGGGATCGCGGTCAGCCAGTGGCGGGCCCGGGCCGCCAAGCTCGGCTACGACCAGGCGGTCGAGCCGCTGCCGCTGTTCCTGCTGAAGATCCTCGGCGCGTCGGCGGTGGTGCTGTTCGTCATCGTGCAACTGGCCCGGTTCAAGAACCTGCCCTGGGTGCTGGTGCTGCTGGCAGCGCTGGTGCTCGGCTACTCCCTGCTGACCAAGCGCGCCGTCTTCGGCCGGCAGATCTACGCCATCGGCGGCAACCTGCAGGCCGCAGTGCTGTCCGGGGTGAAGGCCCGCTCGGTGGTCTTCTGGATCTTCGTCAACATGGGTGTGCTGGCGTCGGTCGCCGGGATCGTCTTCGCCGGCCGGCTCAACCTGGCCGGACCGACCGCCGGTAACACCTTCGAGCTGGACGCGATCGCCGCCGCCTTCATCGGCGGTGCCGCCGTGCAGGGCGGGGTCGGCAAGGTGATCGGCGCGGTCACCGGCGGCCTGATCATGGGCGTGATCAACAACGGCATGTCACTGATCGGCGCGTCCAGCGAGAACGTCATGCTGGTCAAGGGCGCGGTGCTGCTCGCTGCGGTCGCCTTCGACGTGTGGACCAAGCGTCGGGCCGGAGCCAGCGCCCGCTGA
- a CDS encoding condensation domain-containing protein: MPNIRVAASSAAVAPLTWSQRATWPDRAAFDTAPAVPYLPRTLRVPDRVDADVGRLSRAVGLLVERHAALRTGFQPAGDDLCQVVAATGTLPVRLLAVPPSRADPDGARAATELAAELAADPVDHRDEFALRVGLVRCGDRIRQVALAFSHAVVDFHAAEILLRDLRLAVLRGAVPGPAGWQPADVAADEARHGGPRSQRAARHWLAQFERLPAEMFPAGVGAGSHDPVGAGPRHRVARLVSGAVDLAARAVAARYGVSTATVLLAAIALAVADRAGTDGCGLVTMSSNRFRVHHRTAVASLNQIGLCHLDLTGRRRLTDLLGPTWQAALAAYRHAYYDPATLAAAFAARGHHLASALAPHCYVNDLRLPRESGPAPVADRAALWAATDRSVLTWLPAPDRFAWRCRWQVMDDPGGAALVVTADTGYLPPGDVEDLLVTVEASLVRAAGG, encoded by the coding sequence GTGCCCAACATTCGGGTCGCCGCGTCGTCGGCCGCCGTGGCACCGCTGACCTGGAGCCAACGCGCCACCTGGCCGGACCGGGCCGCCTTCGACACCGCCCCGGCGGTGCCCTACCTGCCCCGCACCCTGCGGGTGCCCGACCGGGTCGACGCCGACGTCGGGCGGCTGAGCCGGGCGGTCGGGCTGCTCGTCGAGCGGCACGCGGCGCTGCGAACCGGCTTCCAGCCGGCCGGCGACGACCTGTGCCAGGTGGTCGCGGCCACCGGCACGCTGCCGGTGCGCCTGCTCGCCGTACCGCCGTCGCGGGCCGACCCCGACGGTGCGCGGGCCGCGACGGAGCTCGCCGCGGAACTGGCCGCCGACCCGGTGGACCACCGTGACGAGTTCGCCCTGCGGGTCGGTCTGGTCCGCTGCGGTGACCGGATACGTCAGGTGGCGCTCGCCTTCAGCCACGCCGTGGTCGACTTCCACGCCGCCGAGATCCTGCTGCGGGACCTGCGGCTGGCGGTGCTGCGCGGTGCCGTACCCGGACCGGCCGGCTGGCAACCGGCGGACGTCGCCGCCGACGAGGCGCGCCACGGCGGCCCCCGGTCGCAGCGGGCGGCGCGGCACTGGCTCGCGCAGTTCGAGCGCCTGCCCGCCGAGATGTTCCCGGCCGGGGTCGGTGCCGGGTCGCATGATCCGGTCGGCGCCGGGCCACGGCACCGGGTCGCCCGGTTGGTCTCCGGCGCGGTGGACCTGGCCGCCCGGGCGGTCGCCGCCCGGTACGGGGTGAGCACCGCCACGGTGCTGCTGGCCGCGATCGCCCTGGCGGTCGCCGACCGGGCCGGCACCGACGGCTGTGGGCTGGTCACCATGTCCAGCAACCGGTTCCGGGTGCACCACCGCACCGCCGTCGCCAGCCTCAACCAGATCGGACTGTGTCACCTCGACCTGACCGGCCGGCGTCGCCTCACCGACCTGCTCGGCCCGACCTGGCAGGCGGCACTGGCGGCGTACCGGCACGCCTACTACGACCCGGCGACGCTGGCGGCGGCGTTCGCCGCGCGTGGACACCACCTCGCCTCCGCGTTGGCACCACACTGTTACGTCAACGACCTGCGGCTGCCCCGGGAGAGCGGGCCGGCACCGGTCGCCGACCGGGCGGCACTGTGGGCCGCGACCGACCGCAGTGTGCTGACCTGGCTGCCGGCACCGGACCGGTTTGCCTGGCGGTGCCGCTGGCAGGTGATGGACGACCCGGGCGGGGCCGCGCTGGTGGTCACGGCGGACACCGGGTACCTGCCGCCCGGCGACGTCGAGGACCTGCTGGTCACCGTCGAGGCGAGCCTGGTGCGGGCCGCCGGCGGCTGA